A single genomic interval of Desulfovibrio sp. harbors:
- the serB gene encoding phosphoserine phosphatase SerB, with the protein MKDLMLVHIFGADRPGIASTVSGLLAQYGVDILDMGQAVIHDALSLGILIRIPEGGESAAVVKDLLYGAHEMGISCKFTPVSSEGYSSWVESAGKPRWIVSLLGLTISAAQVAAVSQVISSNGLNIQSINRLTGRPPLDEADAMRPACIEFSVRGDPGDVHAMRKSFLAIAAQMGVDIALQEDNAFRRNRRLVAFDMDSTLIRVEVIDELAKAWGVGTEVSAITESAMRGELDFRQSLKKRLSLLKGMPVETLDKVSAHIPLNDGAEKLVRNLKRFGYKTAVISGGFTYFGEKLQAKLGIDYVHANKLKIEDGKLTGEVDGEIVDAQRKAELLRTIAASENISLMQTIAVGDGANDLPMLNLAGLGIAFRAKPVVKEGAGHAISTLGLDAVLYLLGFRDRDIE; encoded by the coding sequence ATGAAAGACCTCATGCTCGTGCACATATTCGGCGCCGACCGCCCTGGAATCGCCTCCACCGTCTCGGGCCTCTTGGCCCAGTACGGCGTGGACATCCTGGACATGGGCCAGGCCGTCATCCACGACGCCCTGTCGCTCGGCATTCTCATCCGCATCCCCGAGGGCGGAGAATCCGCTGCCGTGGTCAAGGACCTGCTCTACGGCGCGCACGAGATGGGCATCAGCTGCAAATTCACCCCCGTCAGTTCCGAGGGCTACTCGAGCTGGGTGGAGTCCGCGGGCAAGCCCCGCTGGATCGTCTCGCTTCTGGGGCTCACCATAAGCGCCGCCCAGGTGGCCGCCGTGTCCCAGGTGATCTCCTCCAACGGCCTGAACATCCAGTCCATCAACCGCCTCACTGGCCGCCCGCCCCTGGACGAGGCCGACGCCATGCGCCCGGCCTGCATCGAATTCTCGGTGCGCGGCGACCCGGGCGACGTGCACGCCATGCGCAAGTCCTTCCTGGCCATAGCCGCGCAGATGGGCGTGGACATCGCCCTGCAGGAGGACAACGCCTTTCGCCGAAACCGCCGCCTGGTGGCCTTCGACATGGACTCCACGCTCATCCGGGTGGAAGTCATCGACGAACTGGCCAAGGCCTGGGGCGTTGGCACTGAGGTGTCCGCCATCACGGAATCGGCCATGCGCGGCGAGCTGGACTTCCGCCAGAGCCTGAAAAAACGCCTGAGCCTTCTGAAGGGCATGCCCGTGGAGACGCTGGACAAGGTGTCGGCCCACATCCCCCTGAATGACGGCGCGGAAAAGCTGGTGCGCAACTTAAAGCGCTTCGGCTACAAGACAGCCGTTATTTCCGGCGGGTTCACCTATTTCGGCGAGAAGCTCCAGGCCAAATTGGGCATCGACTACGTGCACGCCAACAAGTTGAAGATCGAGGACGGCAAGCTTACCGGTGAGGTGGACGGGGAGATCGTGGACGCCCAGCGCAAGGCCGAGCTGCTTCGGACCATCGCGGCCAGCGAGAACATCTCGCTCATGCAGACCATCGCCGTGGGCGACGGCGCCAACGACCTGCCCATGCTCAATCTTGCCGGCCTTGGCATAGCCTTCCGGGCCAAGCCAGTGGTGAAGGAGGGGGCCGGGCACGCCATCTCCACCCTGGGGCTCGACGCCGTGCTGTATCTCTTGGGGTTCAGGGACCGCGATATAGAATAA
- a CDS encoding nucleotidyltransferase family protein yields the protein MNAQSASERRISAALRDLSAQISPILQRYRVVSAAVFGSVARGETGPESDVDLLVELPDDATLLTLSRLEMELTRELGREVDVVTPGGLKKMIRPQVMAEQVRIYG from the coding sequence ATGAACGCCCAGTCTGCCTCCGAACGGCGGATTTCAGCCGCGCTGCGTGACCTGTCTGCCCAGATTAGCCCTATCTTGCAGCGGTATCGTGTTGTGTCGGCTGCGGTGTTCGGCTCTGTGGCGCGTGGCGAAACAGGGCCGGAGAGTGACGTGGACCTGCTGGTGGAATTGCCCGACGACGCGACGCTCTTGACCCTGTCCCGCCTTGAAATGGAACTGACGCGCGAACTGGGGCGGGAAGTGGATGTCGTTACGCCGGGCGGCCTGAAGAAGATGATCCGCCCGCAGGTGATGGCGGAGCAGGTGCGTATTTATGGATAA
- a CDS encoding DUF86 domain-containing protein: protein MDKARRAIPVLLGDMLEYARKAVDMAGGMGWEQFGADEKTQLATVHCLEIIGEAAAKLPRDFQDQHPAIPWAEIVGMRNRLIHDYFEVDMELCWRTVNLSLPLLIEQLREIVPSE, encoded by the coding sequence ATGGATAAGGCGCGTCGCGCCATACCGGTGTTGCTTGGTGATATGCTCGAGTATGCCCGGAAGGCCGTGGATATGGCCGGTGGGATGGGATGGGAACAGTTCGGCGCGGACGAGAAAACCCAATTAGCCACGGTTCATTGCCTGGAAATTATCGGCGAGGCCGCGGCCAAGCTGCCCCGCGATTTCCAGGACCAGCACCCGGCCATCCCATGGGCCGAGATAGTCGGCATGCGCAACCGGCTTATTCACGATTATTTCGAAGTGGATATGGAACTCTGTTGGCGCACCGTCAACCTGAGCCTGCCTCTGCTTATTGAGCAATTGCGGGAGATTGTTCCGTCTGAATAA
- a CDS encoding peptide-binding protein codes for MHFQKQSKHFSLSRGIVKVFGALFCLFPLFFWGCESPKQPAPSNQPVQNGQDSQIPEHGGRIIMATLGEPSNLIPPLSTDSASHEVASLIYVSPLRYDKNIKIEPYAAESFEIRDDGKHLLFKLREGIRWFDGTELTAEDVEFTYKLMIDPKTPTAYAGDFLAIKEFRLTGKYTFEVFYDKPFARAVSTWAQDILPKHALTNEDLTNTKYARQPMGAGPYMLSQWVENQRVILKANPDYFEGKPYIDEVVYRSVPDQTTQFMELKAGNLDYIGLTPPQYLFLTGGPKWEQGFRKYKYLASAYTYLAYNLEHPLFKERKARQALAHAVGKEEIVKGALMGLGQPTIGHYKPDSWAYNHAIADYEYDPGKALMMLSELGWKRETPTGPLKKDGKAFAFTIITNQGNDQRIKTCAIIQNQLARIGIEVKVRTIEWATFIKEFVDLRRFEAIVLGWTIPQDPDAFDVWHSSKAAKPGLNFVGYANAEADALLEQGRNMVDPVRRKPLYDRFQEILHEDQPYCFLYTPYALPIITERVHGVEPAPAGISWNFVRWWIPKSQQRNAYSQ; via the coding sequence ATGCATTTCCAGAAGCAAAGCAAGCATTTCTCCCTTTCCCGGGGGATTGTCAAAGTATTCGGGGCATTGTTTTGCCTTTTTCCCCTGTTTTTTTGGGGATGCGAGTCGCCCAAACAGCCTGCCCCATCCAACCAACCCGTCCAAAACGGTCAAGATTCCCAGATTCCAGAGCACGGCGGACGCATCATCATGGCCACTTTGGGCGAACCCTCCAACCTCATTCCGCCGCTTTCCACGGATTCCGCCTCCCACGAGGTGGCCTCGCTCATCTACGTTTCGCCCCTTCGCTACGACAAGAACATCAAGATCGAACCCTATGCGGCCGAGTCCTTCGAGATAAGAGACGACGGCAAGCACCTTCTCTTCAAGCTGCGCGAAGGCATCCGCTGGTTCGACGGCACGGAGCTCACGGCCGAAGACGTCGAGTTCACCTACAAGCTCATGATCGACCCCAAGACGCCCACGGCCTACGCGGGCGATTTCCTGGCCATCAAGGAGTTCAGGCTCACCGGGAAATACACCTTCGAGGTGTTCTACGACAAACCCTTCGCCAGGGCCGTCTCCACCTGGGCCCAGGACATCCTGCCCAAGCACGCCCTTACGAACGAGGATTTGACCAACACCAAGTACGCCCGTCAGCCCATGGGCGCCGGGCCGTACATGCTTTCGCAATGGGTGGAGAACCAGCGGGTGATATTAAAGGCCAACCCGGACTATTTCGAAGGCAAACCCTACATCGACGAAGTGGTCTACCGCTCCGTGCCCGACCAGACCACCCAGTTCATGGAATTAAAGGCCGGCAACCTGGACTACATCGGGCTCACGCCGCCGCAGTATCTGTTCCTCACAGGTGGCCCCAAGTGGGAGCAGGGCTTTCGCAAATACAAGTACCTGGCCTCGGCCTACACCTATCTGGCCTACAACCTGGAGCATCCTCTGTTCAAGGAGCGCAAGGCCAGGCAGGCTCTTGCCCATGCCGTAGGCAAGGAGGAGATCGTCAAGGGCGCGCTCATGGGCCTGGGCCAGCCCACCATCGGCCACTACAAGCCGGATTCCTGGGCCTACAACCACGCCATAGCCGATTACGAGTACGACCCGGGCAAGGCCCTCATGATGCTCTCCGAACTGGGCTGGAAGCGCGAGACGCCCACCGGGCCCTTGAAGAAGGACGGCAAGGCCTTCGCCTTCACCATCATCACCAACCAGGGAAACGACCAGCGCATCAAGACCTGCGCCATCATCCAGAACCAGCTGGCGCGCATAGGCATCGAGGTGAAGGTGCGCACCATAGAATGGGCCACGTTCATCAAGGAATTCGTGGATCTGCGCCGCTTCGAGGCCATAGTGCTCGGCTGGACCATCCCCCAGGACCCGGACGCCTTCGATGTGTGGCATTCCTCCAAGGCCGCCAAGCCCGGGCTCAATTTCGTGGGCTACGCCAATGCCGAGGCCGACGCCCTGCTGGAACAGGGCCGCAACATGGTGGACCCGGTCAGAAGAAAGCCGCTGTACGACAGGTTCCAGGAGATTCTCCACGAGGACCAGCCCTACTGCTTCCTTTACACGCCGTACGCCCTGCCCATAATAACCGAACGAGTCCACGGCGTGGAACCGGCTCCGGCGGGCATTTCCTGGAACTTCGTCCGCTGGTGGATTCCGAAATCCCAGCAAAGAAACGCATACTCACAATGA
- a CDS encoding SNF2 helicase associated domain-containing protein, protein MALTSEENKAKQLLQEFVRETVPEYIIDGSHSIVANDGVQKIDLKKREHYWDVEGQVQGEDFQVYTSEIGLNLEDETINFFCNCPESFSGVCRHVGATALKFIKSLDSKQSPDSQGEPAANVEWRQSFRHFFATAFEPEAGKHYIIYRFFPEPGRLQVAFYRGRQNKSGLSQVHQEITLEQIIQNPDWCETAPSLPSIAEQIGHFLDYKGHRVDIPAGLISWFLWSIGKEYYLYWQDTDHPVRIESSTMRLQLRPIMDEAQGLRFDIYLARPGKAPFSIQGQETYFYGQLPLWVCWNKSFYPVQTGLPAPFIREMVENPPLVPGADVSEFLDRVWIKLPASDLHGQQEFLERMKPNFLPAKYNPKLFLDEEGSLLTMQVQNVYETEHGEVFQEGPNPELQTGSYQFEGKSFLLARDQDAEAALIAQLQEMEFQPRNNANWFLEPEEAIVFLLDAYPKLVEKYRVYGEKNLTRYKVRLSQPVIVADVESDEKEKWFELDLAVQYDDQRVPIDKIWKAWTQGKRYVQLKDGSYTSLPESWLKRIGHKLRALGYDPDKPPQKRFKQFEAPVLDKILEDLPEAHTDSFWNSLRDKIHSFKEIVPLKPPVHLNASLRPYQIQGLSYLNFLRDYGFGGILADEMGLGKTVQTLSFIQHLVERGSNAPNLIVVPTSVLPNWDREAEKFVPQLKRLIVYGAKREGMFKKIADSQLVVTTYALLRRDLEELLNFEFNSIILDEAQNIKNPNTITARSVRRLNGKMRLCLSGTPIENNLFELWSLFEFLMPGFLGSQNSFQRGIVKPIKDGDEETLDYLRGRVKPFILRRTKSEVAKDLPPKIENVQYCALIDEQAELYSQLAKKLRDQVLKDVDEKGMAKSQMSILDALLKLRQICCHPRLLKLDMPGMNTNLPSGKFDAFKDLVTEIVEEGHKVLVFSQFVQMLHIIRSWLQIEQTPFAYLDGSSKDRFEQVDRFNNTPEIPIFLISLKAGGTGINLTSADYVIHYDPWWNPAVENQATDRTHRIGQKRQVFSYKLICSNTVEEKILKLQDMKKGIADAIIPGQDAWKSLTRNDLEMLFEV, encoded by the coding sequence ATGGCCCTCACCAGCGAGGAGAACAAAGCCAAACAACTCCTCCAGGAGTTCGTCCGGGAGACGGTCCCGGAATATATCATTGACGGTTCGCATTCAATCGTCGCCAACGACGGCGTCCAGAAAATCGACCTCAAGAAGCGCGAACACTACTGGGATGTCGAGGGACAAGTCCAGGGGGAAGACTTCCAGGTTTACACTTCCGAGATAGGGCTCAACCTCGAAGACGAAACCATCAATTTCTTCTGCAACTGCCCTGAATCCTTCTCCGGCGTGTGCCGCCACGTGGGCGCCACGGCTCTCAAGTTCATAAAAAGCCTGGACAGCAAACAAAGCCCGGACAGCCAGGGCGAGCCGGCCGCCAACGTGGAATGGCGCCAGAGCTTCCGCCATTTCTTCGCCACCGCGTTCGAGCCCGAGGCCGGGAAGCACTACATCATCTATCGTTTCTTCCCCGAACCCGGCCGTCTTCAGGTGGCCTTCTACCGGGGCCGCCAGAACAAGTCCGGGCTCTCCCAGGTGCACCAGGAAATCACCCTGGAGCAGATCATCCAGAATCCCGACTGGTGCGAAACCGCCCCCAGCCTGCCTTCCATCGCCGAGCAGATCGGCCACTTCCTGGACTACAAGGGCCACCGGGTGGACATACCGGCCGGGCTCATCTCCTGGTTTTTGTGGTCCATCGGCAAGGAATACTACCTCTACTGGCAGGACACCGACCACCCGGTGCGCATCGAGTCCTCCACCATGCGCCTGCAGCTTCGCCCCATCATGGACGAGGCCCAGGGCCTGCGCTTCGACATCTACCTGGCCAGGCCCGGCAAGGCCCCCTTCTCCATCCAGGGCCAGGAGACCTACTTCTACGGCCAGCTGCCCCTGTGGGTGTGCTGGAACAAGAGCTTTTATCCGGTGCAGACAGGGTTGCCCGCCCCGTTCATACGGGAAATGGTGGAGAACCCGCCGCTGGTTCCCGGTGCGGACGTCTCAGAGTTTTTGGACAGGGTCTGGATCAAGCTTCCGGCCTCCGACCTTCACGGGCAGCAGGAATTCCTGGAGCGCATGAAGCCCAATTTCCTGCCCGCCAAGTACAATCCCAAGCTGTTCCTGGACGAGGAAGGCAGCCTGCTGACCATGCAGGTGCAGAACGTCTACGAGACAGAGCACGGCGAGGTGTTCCAGGAAGGCCCCAACCCCGAGCTCCAGACCGGGTCCTACCAGTTCGAGGGCAAGAGCTTCCTTCTGGCGCGCGACCAGGACGCCGAGGCCGCGCTCATCGCCCAGCTTCAGGAAATGGAATTCCAGCCGCGCAACAACGCCAACTGGTTTTTGGAGCCCGAGGAAGCCATCGTCTTTCTCCTGGACGCCTACCCCAAGCTTGTGGAGAAGTACCGGGTCTACGGCGAGAAGAACCTCACCCGCTACAAGGTGCGCCTGTCCCAGCCCGTTATCGTGGCGGACGTGGAATCCGACGAGAAGGAAAAGTGGTTCGAGCTCGATCTTGCCGTGCAGTACGACGACCAGCGCGTGCCCATCGACAAAATCTGGAAGGCCTGGACCCAGGGCAAGCGCTACGTGCAGCTAAAGGACGGCTCCTACACCAGCCTGCCCGAGAGCTGGCTCAAGCGCATTGGGCATAAGCTTCGCGCCCTGGGCTACGACCCGGACAAGCCGCCCCAGAAGCGCTTCAAGCAGTTCGAGGCCCCGGTTCTGGACAAGATCCTGGAAGACCTGCCCGAGGCCCATACCGACTCATTCTGGAACAGCCTGCGCGACAAGATCCACAGCTTCAAGGAGATCGTGCCGCTTAAGCCGCCAGTCCACCTGAACGCGAGCCTGCGCCCCTACCAGATTCAGGGCCTCTCCTACCTCAATTTCCTGCGCGACTACGGCTTCGGCGGCATCCTGGCCGACGAAATGGGCCTTGGAAAGACCGTGCAGACCCTGTCCTTCATCCAGCATCTGGTGGAAAGGGGCTCCAACGCCCCCAACCTTATCGTGGTGCCCACCTCGGTGCTGCCCAACTGGGACCGCGAGGCCGAAAAGTTCGTGCCCCAGTTGAAGCGCCTTATCGTGTACGGGGCCAAGCGCGAGGGCATGTTCAAGAAGATCGCGGACTCGCAGCTGGTGGTCACCACATACGCCCTGTTGCGGCGCGATCTGGAAGAGCTTCTGAACTTCGAGTTCAACTCCATCATTTTGGACGAAGCCCAGAACATCAAGAACCCCAACACCATAACCGCCCGCTCGGTTCGCCGCCTGAACGGCAAGATGCGCCTGTGCCTCTCGGGCACGCCCATCGAAAACAACCTGTTCGAGCTGTGGAGCCTCTTCGAGTTCCTGATGCCCGGTTTCCTGGGCAGCCAGAATTCGTTCCAGCGGGGCATTGTAAAGCCCATCAAGGACGGCGACGAGGAAACGCTCGACTACCTGCGCGGGCGCGTGAAGCCCTTCATCCTGCGCCGCACCAAGTCCGAGGTGGCCAAGGACCTGCCGCCCAAGATCGAGAACGTCCAGTACTGCGCGCTTATCGACGAGCAGGCCGAACTCTACTCCCAGCTGGCCAAGAAGCTCCGGGACCAGGTTTTGAAGGACGTGGACGAAAAGGGCATGGCCAAGTCCCAGATGTCGATTCTGGACGCCCTTTTGAAACTCCGCCAGATCTGCTGCCACCCCAGGCTTCTGAAGCTCGACATGCCCGGCATGAACACCAACCTGCCCTCGGGCAAGTTCGACGCCTTCAAGGATCTGGTCACCGAGATCGTGGAGGAAGGCCACAAGGTGCTGGTGTTCTCGCAGTTCGTGCAGATGCTGCACATCATCCGCAGCTGGCTGCAGATCGAGCAGACCCCGTTCGCCTACCTGGACGGCTCCAGCAAGGACCGCTTCGAGCAGGTGGACCGCTTCAACAACACCCCGGAGATTCCCATCTTCCTCATCTCGCTCAAGGCGGGCGGAACGGGCATCAACCTGACCAGCGCGGACTACGTTATCCATTACGATCCGTGGTGGAACCCGGCCGTGGAGAACCAGGCCACGGACCGCACCCACCGCATCGGACAAAAGCGGCAGGTGTTCTCGTACAAGCTCATCTGCTCGAACACGGTTGAGGAGAAAATACTGAAGCTTCAGGATATGAAGAAGGGCATCGCGGATGCGATTATTCCCGGCCAGGACGCCTGGAAGAGCTTGACCAGGAACGATCTGGAGATGCTGTTCGAGGTGTAG
- a CDS encoding AAA family ATPase — MQVDGVKFKNYRCFKNEWAGFDDFFPINIVIGRNNSGKSCLLDLINFIVSGEDCKKPPTCLFSYKIELSEEELKNRFRDHVSGGELRGNHWHSHGVHLVGCELYFEKDSAGNIANIVCDKISNGADANDISARINFIKNILDAKRHKFHNKKILKVAAERDIVVESATSDMTLTMNGLGATNVIHNCINSSKLPRDIIQKELLDSLNLIMGKDANFTEIQVQFDENNKWEVYLGEEGKGLIALSRSGSGLKTVILVLLNTIVIPKILKKNPSDCVYIFEELENNMHPALQRRLIDYIEWFCCSNNCFSFLTTHSSVALDKFYTSKNAQLIRVEHDGESAKTYCLKEHFDGLGVIKELGIRASDLLQANGIVWVEGPSDAIYINKWIEIVSEGRLQEGRDYQCVFYGGSLLSHFECVSPDESNELINLITVNPNSIIICDGDRTAKTGSGSRVKRRVSRIIKEMHGNRYGYVWVTDAKEVESYIPVEVLKIIWKKSSLLQIDQFEPFWRIPTENNPDVGYFQKHCPTKTVNKVGLARAVVDNLNYDNLSRVFDWKLNMDKIHAIIKSWNSN, encoded by the coding sequence ATGCAGGTCGATGGTGTTAAGTTTAAAAATTATCGCTGTTTTAAAAATGAATGGGCTGGTTTTGATGACTTTTTTCCAATTAATATTGTTATAGGGAGAAATAACAGCGGAAAATCATGCCTTCTTGATCTTATTAATTTTATTGTTAGTGGTGAAGATTGTAAAAAACCACCTACTTGCCTTTTTTCATACAAAATTGAGCTTAGTGAGGAAGAATTAAAAAATAGATTTCGTGATCATGTTTCTGGAGGCGAATTGCGCGGAAATCATTGGCATAGTCATGGTGTACATCTTGTTGGTTGCGAATTGTATTTTGAAAAAGATAGTGCTGGAAATATTGCAAATATTGTGTGCGATAAGATATCAAATGGAGCTGATGCGAATGACATCTCCGCAAGAATCAATTTTATAAAGAATATTTTAGATGCCAAACGTCACAAGTTTCATAATAAAAAGATACTTAAGGTTGCTGCAGAGCGAGATATTGTAGTTGAGTCTGCAACCAGTGATATGACGCTGACTATGAATGGATTGGGTGCAACGAATGTTATTCATAACTGTATCAATAGTTCAAAGCTTCCCCGCGATATAATACAAAAGGAGTTGTTGGATAGTCTTAACTTGATCATGGGAAAAGATGCCAATTTTACAGAAATACAGGTGCAGTTTGACGAAAACAACAAGTGGGAGGTTTACCTTGGTGAGGAAGGTAAAGGGTTAATTGCTCTTTCACGATCAGGAAGTGGTTTGAAAACGGTAATATTGGTTTTGTTAAACACAATAGTAATTCCAAAAATACTGAAAAAAAATCCAAGTGACTGCGTCTATATATTTGAAGAGCTCGAGAACAACATGCATCCTGCCTTGCAACGTAGGTTGATTGACTATATTGAATGGTTCTGTTGCAGTAATAATTGCTTTTCATTTTTAACAACGCATTCAAGTGTTGCGTTGGACAAATTTTATACATCGAAAAATGCACAATTAATTAGGGTTGAGCACGATGGGGAGTCTGCAAAAACGTATTGCCTGAAAGAGCATTTTGATGGGCTAGGTGTTATAAAGGAACTTGGAATAAGAGCATCTGATTTGTTGCAAGCGAATGGCATTGTTTGGGTTGAAGGTCCGTCTGATGCAATTTATATAAATAAGTGGATTGAGATCGTTAGTGAAGGAAGGCTTCAAGAAGGTCGAGACTATCAGTGCGTTTTTTACGGTGGATCGTTGTTATCGCACTTTGAGTGTGTTTCCCCTGATGAATCTAATGAATTAATTAATTTAATTACAGTTAACCCGAACTCAATTATTATATGTGACGGAGACAGAACTGCAAAAACTGGAAGTGGTTCGCGTGTGAAAAGGCGAGTATCTAGAATTATTAAAGAGATGCATGGAAATAGATATGGATATGTTTGGGTTACAGATGCAAAAGAAGTTGAGAGTTATATTCCTGTTGAAGTACTAAAAATTATATGGAAAAAATCTTCACTCCTTCAAATTGATCAATTTGAGCCTTTTTGGCGCATCCCCACAGAAAACAATCCTGATGTAGGGTACTTTCAAAAGCATTGTCCAACAAAAACTGTAAACAAAGTTGGGCTAGCTCGAGCTGTAGTCGACAATCTTAACTATGACAATCTTTCTCGTGTATTCGATTGGAAACTTAACATGGATAAAATCCATGCAATCATTAAGAGTTGGAATTCAAACTGA
- a CDS encoding bifunctional (p)ppGpp synthetase/guanosine-3',5'-bis(diphosphate) 3'-pyrophosphohydrolase encodes MIRINEIMDKVAPYMNQADQDLITKAYVYSAAAHAGQVRLSGEPYLSHPLEVANLLAEMRLDAPSIAAGLLHDTVEDTIATIDEVEEQFGEEVADIVDGVTKISLMTFESKEEAQAENIRKMVLAMAEDIRVILVKLADRLHNMRTLEFQKTLKRQLISQETMDIYAPLANRLGLHRLKVELEDLSFKHLKPDIYDQLKQGVDQHEVLDEAYISKVISIIAGIMEENGIKGRVHGRKKHLWSVHNKMKAQGLALDQVHDIVAFRVIVGSLKDCYAVLGLVHSMWKPVHGRFKDYISMPKANMYQSLHTTVMGPDGERIEIQIRTEEMNQLAEYGVAAHWAYKERGKAGRMAARDAERFTWLRQIMDWQREATDSKEFMHSLRYDLFQEEVYVFTPKGEVREMPEGATPVDFAYAIHTEVGSHCSGAKVNGKLVPLSTPLKNGDTVEIITDKHRNPSKDWLKFVKTAKARTRIKHWVKTQEREEAISLGKELFEKEGRKLGVGVQRLIKENALAPVLAEYNFPSMEELYVAIGYSKLTPRRVLKAFLPKPDPGKVESAAEAQAAQVAQAAEVAKGKAGESIRIKGVDNVLVSFAGCCTPLPGEPVVGYISRGRGVIVHTHDCPNLGRLEPERLLQVSWEGQEDTPYPAKIAILTHNKKGVLAKISAILADDEVNIDSGTFNSLVDGRTEIVMTVEVKDSSHLYRTIEHIQKLPEVIEVKRTVEDTSEG; translated from the coding sequence ATGATCCGCATAAACGAGATAATGGACAAGGTCGCGCCGTACATGAACCAGGCCGACCAGGACCTCATCACCAAGGCCTACGTCTATTCGGCCGCGGCCCATGCGGGCCAGGTAAGGCTCTCGGGAGAGCCGTACCTGTCGCACCCGCTCGAGGTGGCCAACCTGCTGGCCGAGATGCGCCTTGACGCCCCGAGCATAGCCGCCGGACTCCTGCACGACACCGTGGAGGACACCATCGCCACCATCGACGAGGTGGAGGAGCAGTTCGGCGAGGAAGTGGCGGACATCGTGGACGGGGTCACCAAGATAAGCCTCATGACCTTCGAGTCCAAGGAGGAGGCCCAGGCCGAGAACATCCGCAAGATGGTTCTGGCCATGGCCGAGGACATCCGGGTTATCCTGGTCAAGCTGGCCGACAGGCTGCACAACATGCGCACCCTGGAGTTCCAGAAAACGCTCAAGCGCCAGCTGATAAGCCAGGAGACCATGGACATCTATGCGCCCCTGGCCAACCGGCTGGGCCTGCACAGACTTAAAGTGGAACTTGAAGACCTGTCTTTCAAGCACTTGAAGCCCGACATCTACGACCAGCTCAAGCAGGGCGTGGACCAGCACGAGGTCCTGGACGAGGCCTACATCTCCAAGGTGATCTCCATCATCGCCGGGATCATGGAAGAGAACGGCATCAAGGGCCGGGTGCACGGGCGCAAGAAGCACCTGTGGAGCGTGCACAACAAGATGAAGGCCCAGGGCCTGGCCCTGGACCAGGTGCACGACATCGTGGCCTTTCGGGTCATCGTGGGGAGCCTCAAGGACTGCTACGCCGTATTGGGGCTGGTGCACTCCATGTGGAAGCCGGTGCACGGGCGCTTCAAGGACTACATCTCCATGCCCAAGGCCAACATGTACCAGAGCCTGCACACCACGGTGATGGGCCCGGACGGCGAGCGCATCGAGATACAGATACGCACGGAGGAGATGAACCAGCTGGCCGAATACGGCGTGGCCGCGCACTGGGCCTACAAGGAGCGCGGCAAGGCCGGAAGGATGGCCGCCCGCGACGCCGAGCGCTTCACCTGGCTCAGGCAGATAATGGACTGGCAGCGCGAGGCCACGGACTCCAAGGAGTTCATGCATTCGCTGCGTTACGACCTCTTCCAGGAAGAGGTGTACGTGTTCACCCCCAAGGGCGAGGTCCGTGAGATGCCCGAAGGGGCCACCCCGGTGGACTTCGCCTACGCCATCCACACCGAGGTGGGCAGCCACTGTTCCGGTGCCAAGGTGAACGGCAAGCTGGTGCCCTTGTCCACGCCGTTAAAAAACGGCGACACCGTGGAGATAATCACCGACAAGCACCGCAACCCCAGCAAGGACTGGCTCAAGTTCGTCAAGACCGCCAAGGCCCGCACGCGCATCAAGCACTGGGTGAAGACCCAGGAGCGCGAGGAGGCCATATCGCTGGGCAAGGAACTCTTCGAGAAGGAGGGCCGCAAGCTGGGTGTTGGCGTGCAGCGCCTGATCAAGGAGAACGCCCTGGCCCCGGTTCTGGCCGAATACAATTTCCCGAGCATGGAAGAGCTGTATGTGGCCATCGGCTATTCCAAGCTCACGCCCAGGCGGGTGCTCAAGGCGTTTCTGCCCAAGCCCGATCCGGGAAAAGTCGAAAGCGCGGCCGAGGCCCAGGCCGCCCAGGTGGCCCAGGCCGCGGAAGTGGCCAAGGGCAAGGCCGGGGAATCGATCCGCATCAAGGGCGTGGACAACGTCCTGGTGAGCTTTGCCGGATGCTGCACGCCGCTGCCGGGCGAACCTGTGGTGGGCTACATCAGCCGGGGCAGGGGGGTCATCGTCCACACGCACGACTGCCCGAACCTGGGGCGCCTCGAGCCCGAGAGGCTTCTGCAAGTGTCGTGGGAAGGCCAGGAGGACACCCCGTATCCGGCCAAGATCGCCATTTTGACCCACAACAAGAAGGGCGTGCTGGCCAAGATCTCCGCCATACTGGCCGACGACGAGGTGAACATCGATTCCGGCACCTTCAATTCCCTGGTGGACGGCCGGACCGAGATCGTCATGACCGTGGAAGTGAAGGACTCAAGCCATCTCTACCGCACCATCGAGCATATCCAGAAGCTGCCCGAGGTCATCGAGGTCAAGCGCACCGTGGAGGACACCTCGGAGGGCTGA